The proteins below come from a single Drosophila kikkawai strain 14028-0561.14 chromosome 3R, DkikHiC1v2, whole genome shotgun sequence genomic window:
- the LOC121502063 gene encoding uncharacterized protein → MWEAGVRSIKLHMRRILGSKALTFEELATVLTQIEAILNSRPLCPNGDNSLDPLTPAHFLTGAPYTALSEPCRLDMQINRLERWNQLQAMVQGFWKRWHMEYLTSLHERTKWHLETENLKIDTLVVLKEPNLPPSKWILGRISEVHAGSDDKVRVVTVKTAHGFYKRPITKIAVLPLC, encoded by the coding sequence ATGTGGGAAGCCGGCGTTCGTTCCATAAAACTTCATATGCGACGGATACTTGGATCCAAGGCTCTCACGTTTGAGGAACTAGCGACTGTTTTGACCCAAATTGAAGCCATCCTCAACTCTCGCCCACTGTGCCCAAATGGGGATAATTCGTTGGACCCGCTGACTCCCGCTCATTTCCTGACTGGAGCTCCTTATACTGCCCTCTCTGAACCCTGCCGTCTGGATATGCAAATCAATCGACTGGAGAGGTGGAATCAGCTGCAAGCTATGGTCCAAGGTTTCTGGAAACGGTGGCATATGGAATACCTGACATCGCTTCACGAAcgcacaaaatggcatctaGAAACTGAGAATCTGAAGATCGACACACTGGTGGTACTCAAGGAGCCTAATCTACCTCCCTCTAAATGGATTCTTGGACGCATCAGCGAGGTGCACGCAGGATCAGATGACAAAGTACGGGTCGTAACAGTAAAGACGGCCCATGGATTCTACAAACGCCCAATTACCAAAATTGCTGTCTTGCCTCTGTGCTGA
- the Ugt303A1 gene encoding UDP-glycosyltransferase UGT5 isoform X2: MDYELQNNNKLYTNSHSLCLILYWKTNLIVLLEFDYDIEQSKWMEAQFVSDYFYNCSRFVLEDPGVKALLRNTSAQYSMIILEASHTDALYGFSQVFNAPLVGIAAYGSAWNIDFLVGNSAPSVYEPMSALGYSPGLSLLEKWHNLIFITEERLVERFIYLPRQIDLYKQNFPNAPVSLHDLRRRFSLILINQHFSMGRVRSNVPNLVEVAGMHLHEPPEPLGAELKQFLDEAEHGVIYFSMGLQMLDKWLPPKMLATMLAAFKQLKQRVVWKSNDPTMANKSTNVYARGLLPQRAILKHPNVKLFITHAGLLSTIESTHYAVPLLCLPIFFDQFQNSDRMEKIGVARSLDITGLMPEMVVEAIEDLTQKPSYKQRALELSARFHDQPMTPIETALWWTEYVLRHKGADHMRIAEQEMSLVQYYNVDVVSVLFGRIGLSAMIVIFLGWKLVSLATRNLEYRFNVPMVR, translated from the exons ATGGACTATGAGTtgcaaaacaataacaaattgtATACGAATAGCCACTcattatgtttaattttatactggaaaactaatttaatcG TACTCTTGGAGTTTGACTACGACATCGAGCAAAGCAAGTGGATGGAGGCTCAGTTTGTGTCCGATTATTTCTACAACTGTTCAAGGTTCGTGCTCGAGGATCCCGGTGTGAAGGCGCTGCTCCGGAATACTAGTGCCCAGTACTCTATGATCATTCTGGAGGCATCGCACACGGATGCTCTCTACGGATTCTCGCAGGTCTTTAACGCTCCTCTGGTGGGCATCGCTGCCTACGGATCAGCATGGAACATTGACTTCCTGGTGGGTAACTCGGCTCCGAGTGTCTACGAGCCAATGTCCGCCCTGGGCTACTCTCCAGGTCTCAGTCTGCTGGAGAAGTGGCACAACCTGATCTTCATCACGGAGGAGCGACTGGTGGAGCGCTTCATCTACCTGCCCCGTCAAATTGATCTGTACAAACAGAATTTCCCCAATGCGCCAGTCAGTCTTCACGATCTCCGCCGGAGATTCTCGCTGATTCTGATCAATCAGCACTTTAGCATGGGCAGGGTGCGGAGCAATGTTCCCAATCTCGTAGAGGTGGCAGGCATGCACTTGCATGAGCCCCCTGAACCCCTGGGAGCTGAACTCAAACAATTTCTGGATGAAGCGGAGCACGGCGTTATCTATTTCTCCATGGGTCTGCAGATGTTGGACAAGTGGCTGCCCCCAAAAATGTTGGCCACAATGTTGGCTGCTTTTAAGCAACTGAAGCAACGCGTGGTTTGGAAAAGTAATGACCCAACAATGGCCAATAAATCGACGAATGTGTATGCCAGAGGACTTCTGCCGCAGCGTGCGATTCTCAAGCATCCCAATGTCAAGCTTTTTATCACCCATGCCGGTCTCCTGAGCACCATAGAGTCCACCCACTACGCCGTGCCTCTATTGTGTCTACCGATCTTCTTTGATCAGTTCCAGAACAGTGATCGCATGGAGAAGATAGGAGTGGCCCGGAGCCTGGACATCACGGGTCTTATGCCGGAGATGGTGGTGGAGGCCATCGAGGACCTGACCCAAAAGCCCAGCTACAAGCAGAGGGCCCTCGAGTTGTCCGCCAGATTCCACGACCAGCCCATGACGCCCATAGAGACTGCTCTCTGGTGGACGGAGTATGTCCTGCGGCACAAGGGAGCAGACCACATGCGAATCGCCGAGCAGGAGATGTCTCTGGTGCAGTACTACAATGTGGACGTGGTTTCGGTTCTCTTCGGCAGGATCGGACTGAGTGCCATGATTGTGATTTTTCTCGGCTGGAAACTGGTTTCGTTGGCAACGCGGAACCTTGAGTATCGGTTCAATGTACCCATGGTAAGGTAG
- the Ugt303A1 gene encoding UDP-glycosyltransferase UGT5 isoform X1, with protein MTRGPGIAGLLLPALLCGLLCPQLARTENILAIFSYTFGSSYLLITPYLKSIVQRGHQLTLISATTEMPEIEGVHHIRVAKLDMLMKILLEFDYDIEQSKWMEAQFVSDYFYNCSRFVLEDPGVKALLRNTSAQYSMIILEASHTDALYGFSQVFNAPLVGIAAYGSAWNIDFLVGNSAPSVYEPMSALGYSPGLSLLEKWHNLIFITEERLVERFIYLPRQIDLYKQNFPNAPVSLHDLRRRFSLILINQHFSMGRVRSNVPNLVEVAGMHLHEPPEPLGAELKQFLDEAEHGVIYFSMGLQMLDKWLPPKMLATMLAAFKQLKQRVVWKSNDPTMANKSTNVYARGLLPQRAILKHPNVKLFITHAGLLSTIESTHYAVPLLCLPIFFDQFQNSDRMEKIGVARSLDITGLMPEMVVEAIEDLTQKPSYKQRALELSARFHDQPMTPIETALWWTEYVLRHKGADHMRIAEQEMSLVQYYNVDVVSVLFGRIGLSAMIVIFLGWKLVSLATRNLEYRFNVPMVR; from the exons ATGACGAGGGGCCCGGGCATCGCTGGTCTTCTGCTCCCGGCTCTGCTCTGTGGCCTGTTGTGCCCTCAATTGGCCAGAACTGAGAAcattttggccatattttcgTATACCTTCGGGTCGTCTTACCTATTAATCACACCATATCTGAAGAGCATCGTGCAGCGGGGTCACCAGCTGACCCTGATATCGGCCACCACCGAAATGCCCGAAATCGAGGGAGTGCATCACATTCGCGTCGCCAAATTGGATATGCTTATGAAAA TACTCTTGGAGTTTGACTACGACATCGAGCAAAGCAAGTGGATGGAGGCTCAGTTTGTGTCCGATTATTTCTACAACTGTTCAAGGTTCGTGCTCGAGGATCCCGGTGTGAAGGCGCTGCTCCGGAATACTAGTGCCCAGTACTCTATGATCATTCTGGAGGCATCGCACACGGATGCTCTCTACGGATTCTCGCAGGTCTTTAACGCTCCTCTGGTGGGCATCGCTGCCTACGGATCAGCATGGAACATTGACTTCCTGGTGGGTAACTCGGCTCCGAGTGTCTACGAGCCAATGTCCGCCCTGGGCTACTCTCCAGGTCTCAGTCTGCTGGAGAAGTGGCACAACCTGATCTTCATCACGGAGGAGCGACTGGTGGAGCGCTTCATCTACCTGCCCCGTCAAATTGATCTGTACAAACAGAATTTCCCCAATGCGCCAGTCAGTCTTCACGATCTCCGCCGGAGATTCTCGCTGATTCTGATCAATCAGCACTTTAGCATGGGCAGGGTGCGGAGCAATGTTCCCAATCTCGTAGAGGTGGCAGGCATGCACTTGCATGAGCCCCCTGAACCCCTGGGAGCTGAACTCAAACAATTTCTGGATGAAGCGGAGCACGGCGTTATCTATTTCTCCATGGGTCTGCAGATGTTGGACAAGTGGCTGCCCCCAAAAATGTTGGCCACAATGTTGGCTGCTTTTAAGCAACTGAAGCAACGCGTGGTTTGGAAAAGTAATGACCCAACAATGGCCAATAAATCGACGAATGTGTATGCCAGAGGACTTCTGCCGCAGCGTGCGATTCTCAAGCATCCCAATGTCAAGCTTTTTATCACCCATGCCGGTCTCCTGAGCACCATAGAGTCCACCCACTACGCCGTGCCTCTATTGTGTCTACCGATCTTCTTTGATCAGTTCCAGAACAGTGATCGCATGGAGAAGATAGGAGTGGCCCGGAGCCTGGACATCACGGGTCTTATGCCGGAGATGGTGGTGGAGGCCATCGAGGACCTGACCCAAAAGCCCAGCTACAAGCAGAGGGCCCTCGAGTTGTCCGCCAGATTCCACGACCAGCCCATGACGCCCATAGAGACTGCTCTCTGGTGGACGGAGTATGTCCTGCGGCACAAGGGAGCAGACCACATGCGAATCGCCGAGCAGGAGATGTCTCTGGTGCAGTACTACAATGTGGACGTGGTTTCGGTTCTCTTCGGCAGGATCGGACTGAGTGCCATGATTGTGATTTTTCTCGGCTGGAAACTGGTTTCGTTGGCAACGCGGAACCTTGAGTATCGGTTCAATGTACCCATGGTAAGGTAG